A single region of the Enterobacter cloacae complex sp. R_G8 genome encodes:
- the mlaC gene encoding phospholipid-binding protein MlaC, whose translation MFKRLLMVAMLVIAPLTAAHAADQSNPYKLMDEAAKKTFDRLKNEQPKIRSNPDYLRDVVDQELLPYVQIKYAGALVLGRYYKDATPAQREAYFAAFREYLKQAYGQALAMYHGQTYQIAPEQPLGDATIVPIRVTIIDPNGRPPVRLDFQWRKNSQTGNWQAYDMIAEGVSMITTKQNEWSDLLRTKGIDGLTAQLQSISRQKITLDEKK comes from the coding sequence ATGTTTAAACGACTGTTAATGGTTGCCATGCTGGTTATTGCCCCTCTCACGGCAGCACACGCCGCGGATCAGAGCAACCCGTACAAACTGATGGACGAAGCCGCGAAGAAAACCTTCGATCGTCTTAAAAACGAACAGCCTAAAATTCGTTCTAATCCTGATTATCTGCGTGATGTGGTCGATCAGGAACTGCTGCCTTATGTGCAGATCAAATATGCCGGTGCGCTGGTGCTGGGGCGTTATTACAAAGACGCTACCCCTGCACAACGTGAAGCCTACTTTGCTGCATTCCGTGAATACCTGAAACAGGCTTACGGCCAGGCGCTGGCGATGTACCATGGCCAGACCTACCAGATTGCACCTGAACAGCCGCTGGGGGATGCCACCATTGTGCCTATTCGCGTCACAATCATCGATCCTAACGGTCGTCCACCGGTTCGCCTGGATTTCCAGTGGCGTAAAAACAGCCAGACCGGCAACTGGCAGGCGTATGACATGATCGCCGAAGGGGTGAGCATGATCACCACTAAGCAGAATGAGTGGAGCGACCTGCTGCGTACCAAAGGCATCGATGGCCTG